One window of the Hemiscyllium ocellatum isolate sHemOce1 chromosome 11, sHemOce1.pat.X.cur, whole genome shotgun sequence genome contains the following:
- the cited1 gene encoding cbp/p300-interacting transactivator 1, whose protein sequence is MRHCGGSVARSSSGQGRLTPWCGTQQQQQQQQLALHGPQLLASLQLQKLTSQYESPAAAAAAPAAASGDSQAPTAAPSPGQASPATPGIIDTDLIDEDSLMSLVLELGLDRVDELPELWLGHNEFDFSSEVTPVSGSSLVRWTNLIPTD, encoded by the coding sequence ATGCGGCACTGTGGAGGCTCGGTAGCTCGGAGCAGCAGTGGACAGGGACGGCTCACCCCTTGGTGCGGGacccagcagcaacagcagcagcagcagctggcACTGCACGGCCCACAACTGCTGGCCAGCCTGCAGCTACAGAAACTCACCAGCCAGTACGAGAGCCCAGCAGCAGCGGCGGCAGCTCCTGCTGCAGCCTCCGGGGACAGCCAGGCTCCAACGGCTGCTCCAAGCCCAGGGCAGGCGAGCCCCGCCACACCGGGCATCATTGACACGGACCTCATCGATGAGGACTCACTCATGAGCCTGGTGCTGGAGCTGGGCTTGGACCGAGTGGACGAGCTGCCAGAACTCTGGCTGGGACACAACGAGTTTGACTTCAGCTCCGAGGTGACGCCGGTCAGTGGGAGCAGCTTGGTCAGATGGACTAATCTGATACCCACCGATTAA
- the rps4x gene encoding small ribosomal subunit protein eS4, translating into MARGPKKHLKRLAAPRHWMLDKLTGVFAPRPSTGPHKLRECLPLIIFLRNRLKYALTGDEVKKICMQRFIKIDGKVRTDVTYPTGFMDVISIDKTSEHFRLIYDTKGRFAVHRITAEEAKYKLCKVRKIRVGTKGIPHLVTHDARTIRYPDPLIKVNDTVQIDLDTGKITDFIKFDTGNLCMVIGGANLGRIGVITNRERHPGSFDVVHVKDANGNSFATRLSNIFVIGKGNKPWVSLPRGKGIRLTIAEERDKRLAAKQSSN; encoded by the exons ATG GCCCGGGGTCCAAAAAAGCACCTGAAGCGCCTGGCGGCCCCCCGGCACTGGATGCTGGATAAACTGACTGGAGTATTC GCTCCCCGTCCATCTACAGGTCCCCACAAGCTCCGGGAGTGTCTCCCCCTCATCATTTTCCTCAGAAATCGTCTGAAGTACGCTTTGACTGGTGATGAGGTGAAGAAGATCTGTATGCAGAGATTCATCAAAATTGATGGCAAAGTCCGTACTGATGTGACTTACCCAACTGGATTCATGG ATGTGATCAGTATTGATAAAACAAGTGAACATTTCCGTCTGATCTATGATACCAAGGGTCGCTTTGCAGTGCACCGAATTACAGCTGAGGAGGCAAAG TATAAGCTATGCAAAGTAAGAAAGATTCGAGTAGGCACCAAGGGAATTCCTCACCTGGTCACACATGATGCACGAACCATTCGCTATCCGGATCCTCTGATTAAGGTTAATGACACTGTGCAGATTGATCTGGATACTGGCAAAATCACAGACTTCATCAAATTTGATACAG GTAACTTATGCATGGTGATAGGAGGTGCTAACTTGGGTCGTATTGGAGTAATCACTAATCGTGAGAGGCACCCTGGCTCTTTTGATGTTGTTCACGTAAAGGATGCTAACGGTAATAGCTTTGCTACCAGGCTTTCCAACATTTTTGTTATTGGAAAG GGTAATAAGCCATGGGTTTCCCTGCCTCGTGGAAAGGGTATCCGTCTCACCATTGCTGAAGAGAGAGACAAAAGACTGGCTGCAAAGCAGAGTAGCAACTAA